A region from the Panthera uncia isolate 11264 chromosome D3 unlocalized genomic scaffold, Puncia_PCG_1.0 HiC_scaffold_8, whole genome shotgun sequence genome encodes:
- the LOC125914416 gene encoding 60S ribosomal protein L21-like, which translates to MTNTKGKRRATRYMFSRPFRKHGVVPLATYMQIYKKGDIVDIKGMGTVQKGMPHKCYHGKTGRVYNVTQHAVGIVVNKQVKGKILAKRINVRIEHIKHSKSRDSFLKRVKENDQKKKEAKEKGTWVQLKRQPAPPREAYFVRTNGKEPELLEPIPYEFMA; encoded by the coding sequence ATGAccaacacaaagggaaagaggagagctACTCGCTATATGTTCTCTAGGCCTTTTAGAAAACATGGAGTTGTTCCTTTGGCAACATACATGCAAATCTACAAGAAAGGTGATATTGTGGACATCAAGGGAATGGGCACTGTTCAAAAAGGAATGCCCCACAAATGTTACCATGGCAAAACTGGAAGAGTCTACAATGTTACCCAACATGCTGTTGGCATTGTTGTAAACAAACAAGTTAAGGGCAAGATTCTTGCTAAGAGAATTAATGTACGTATTGAGCACATTAAGCATTCAAAGAGCCGAGACAGCTTCCTGAAGCgtgtgaaggaaaatgatcagaaaaagaaggaagccaaggagaaaggtaCTTGGGTTCAACTGAAGCGCCAGCCTGCCCCACCCAGAGAAGCATACTTTGTGAGAACCAATGGAAAGGAGCCTGAGCTGTTGGAACCCATTCCCTATGAATTCATGGCATga